One Vigna unguiculata cultivar IT97K-499-35 chromosome 7, ASM411807v1, whole genome shotgun sequence genomic region harbors:
- the LOC114192751 gene encoding zinc finger protein GAI-ASSOCIATED FACTOR 1-like, whose amino-acid sequence MSKISGDEGSFSSANSVEEVDEESEQQQRQKRHGSTSGARNQHQLQKQPTKKKRNLPGTPDPNAEVIALSPTTLMARNRFVCEICNKGFQRDQNLQLHRRGHNLPWKLRQRASNEVKKRVYVCPEPSCVHHNPARALGDLTGIKKHYSRKHGEKKWKCDKCSKRYAVQSDWKAHHKTCGTREYKCDCGTIFARRDSFITHRAFCDALTEENNRVNPSLTSGTGTGTTPPSLQNEVQELMATMPLSNSPNNAVAELNNNYESSKRPLKSLSQEHVVPMALKSMNMRGCMSSTTSATLFGGPKNMSLPSSSTLQLSPNNPHTFNYFQDSKNAAASSAHMSATALLQKAAQMGAAATNNSINFPTMMHKSFVSAITGPSSYHPFHHQSHMAGISAAGAFTDHFFHKGHQQMSPILDSNTSDMGIFGAMFMGSDHVEQEVGGSSSSLIHRRDVSEGTSRFGGGDMTTVHDFLGVGGATSRAGSLHEAEKQQQQSLELEALTQQRLQMVNHFHHHLPHGDSAVEKSVWDI is encoded by the exons ATGTCAAAAATTTCAGGTGATGAAGGAAGTTTCTCCTCGGCAAACAGTGTGgaagaagttgatgaagaaagcGAGCAGCAACAGCGACAAAAGCGGCATGGCTCAACTTCTGGGGCTCGCAATCAACACCAGTTGCAGAAGCAACCAACCAAGAAGAAAAGAAACCTACCTGGAACCCCAG ATCCGAATGCTGAAGTTATTGCTTTATCACCAACCACATTAATGGCAAGAAATAGATTCGTTTGTGAGATCTGCAACAAAGGGTTTCAGAGGGACCAAAACCTTCAGTTGCACCGGAGAGGTCACAATCTGCCATGGAAACTGAGGCAAAGAGCAAGCAACGAGGTGAAGAAAAGGGTTTATGTGTGCCCTGAGCCCTCATGCGTCCACCACAACCCAGCTCGAGCATTAGGAGACCTCACTGGCATAAAAAAGCATTACAGCAGAAAACATGGTGAAAAGAAATGGAAATGTGACAAGTGCTCTAAAAGATATGCAGTCCAATCTGATTGGAAGGCCCACCACAAAACCTGTGGCACCAGGGAATACAAATGTGATTGTGGGACCATATTTGCCAG AAGAGACAGCTTTATCACACACAGGGCCTTTTGTGACGCATTAACCGAAGAAAACAACCGAGTAAACCCTTCATTAACGAGTGGCACTGGCACTGGCACGACACCACCAAGTTTGCAAAATGAAGTGCAGGAACTCATGGCCACAATGCCTCTAAGCAATAGTCCAAACAACGCAGTAGCAGAATTGAACAACAACTACGAGTCTAGTAAGAGGCCACTGAAAAGCCTATCCCAAGAACATGTTGTCCCAATGGCATTGAAGTCCATGAACATGAGGGGTTGCATGTCCTCTACCACTTCAGCTACACTCTTTGGTGGTCCAAAAAACATGTCACTCCCCTCATCTTCCACCCTTCAACTCAGCCCCAACAACCCTCATACTTTCAATTACTTCCAAGACAGCAAAAACGCTGCTGCATCATCAGCCCACATGTCTGCCACAGCTTTATTACAGAAAGCAGCCCAAATGGGTGCCGCTGCAACCAATAATAGCATTAACTTTCCCACCATGATGCACAAAAGCTTTGTTAGTGCCATCACTGGTCCTTCTTCCTATCACCCCTTCCATCATCAATCTCACATGGCTGGGATCAGTGCTGCTGGAGCCTTCACCGACCATTTTTTTCACAAGGGGCACCAACAAATGTCACCAATACTTGATTCCAACACCAGTGATATGGGAATCTTCGGTGCAATGTTCATGGGAAGTGACCACGTGGAACAAGAGGTTGGTGGTAGTAGTTCAAGTTTGATCCATAGAAGAGATGTATCAGAAGGAACTTCAAGGTTTGGAGGCGGTGACATGACAACGGTTCATGATTTCTTGGGCGTTGGGGGTGCAACTTCAAGAGCAGGGAGTTTGCATGAAGCAGAGAAACAACAGCAGCAAAGTTTGGAGTTAGAAGCATTAACCCAGCAGAGGTTACAAATGGTTAATCACTTTCACCACCACCTTCCACATGGGGATTCTGCTGTGGAGAAGTCCGTTTGGGACATTTAA